The proteins below come from a single Paraconexibacter algicola genomic window:
- the ccrA gene encoding crotonyl-CoA carboxylase/reductase, whose amino-acid sequence MAVDISQVSVVDTEPGELPATMAAWVIREDRFGEPRDAFQVEEIEVPEPGAFEVVVRVMAAGVNFNNVWAALAEPISIFRYGDHPQYGHHIGGSDASGIVWKVGEGVTRWKPGDEVVIHCNMASYEDPEVHGLDPMAAPSQMIWGYETTWGSFAQFTKVQAQQLLPKPKHLSWEEAASYGLTYFTAYRMLFNRGGLTAGKKVLIWGAAGGLGVFAVQLCKAAGAECVGVVSSEEKGELVKELGAAGYLNRNDFKGMMRKGGETPEEEKARFLESRRFSQAVNEILGEAPDIVFEHVGTATFPTSVYAVKPFGKVVICGATSGYTLDFDVRYLWMRQKEIIGSHFANAWECNLANKLIEESKVRPVLWKTLGFDGVAEAHQMMRDNQHLGKIAVLVGATEPGQGRTAEGEGAIIAEVGA is encoded by the coding sequence ATGGCAGTCGATATCTCCCAGGTGTCCGTCGTCGACACCGAGCCCGGCGAGCTCCCGGCCACGATGGCGGCTTGGGTCATCCGCGAGGACCGCTTCGGCGAGCCGCGCGATGCCTTCCAGGTCGAAGAGATCGAGGTCCCGGAGCCCGGGGCGTTCGAGGTCGTGGTCCGCGTGATGGCGGCCGGCGTCAACTTCAACAACGTGTGGGCCGCGCTGGCGGAGCCCATCTCGATCTTCCGCTACGGCGACCACCCGCAGTACGGCCACCACATCGGTGGGTCGGACGCGTCGGGCATCGTCTGGAAGGTCGGCGAGGGCGTCACCCGCTGGAAGCCGGGCGACGAGGTCGTGATCCACTGCAACATGGCGTCCTACGAGGATCCCGAGGTCCACGGCCTCGACCCGATGGCCGCCCCGTCGCAGATGATCTGGGGCTACGAGACCACCTGGGGCTCCTTCGCGCAGTTCACGAAGGTCCAGGCCCAGCAGCTCCTCCCCAAGCCCAAGCACCTGAGCTGGGAGGAGGCCGCGTCCTACGGCCTCACGTACTTCACCGCCTACCGGATGCTCTTCAACCGCGGCGGCCTGACCGCCGGCAAGAAGGTCCTGATCTGGGGTGCGGCCGGTGGCCTCGGCGTCTTCGCCGTGCAGCTGTGCAAGGCCGCGGGCGCGGAGTGCGTCGGCGTCGTCTCCTCCGAGGAGAAGGGCGAGCTCGTCAAGGAGCTCGGCGCCGCCGGCTACCTGAACCGCAACGACTTCAAGGGCATGATGCGCAAGGGCGGCGAGACGCCCGAGGAGGAGAAGGCCCGCTTCCTCGAGTCGCGTCGCTTCTCGCAGGCGGTCAACGAGATCCTCGGCGAGGCGCCCGACATCGTCTTCGAGCACGTCGGCACCGCGACGTTCCCGACCTCCGTCTACGCGGTCAAGCCGTTCGGCAAGGTCGTCATCTGCGGCGCCACCTCCGGCTACACGCTCGACTTCGACGTCCGCTACCTGTGGATGCGCCAGAAGGAGATCATCGGCTCGCACTTCGCCAACGCGTGGGAGTGCAACCTCGCGAACAAGCTCATCGAGGAGTCGAAGGTCCGCCCCGTGCTCTGGAAGACCCTCGGGTTCGACGGGGTCGCCGAGGCGCACCAGATGATGCGCGACAACCAGCACCTCGGCAAGATCGCCGTGCTCGTCGGGGCCACCGAGCCCGGGCAGGGCCGCACCGCCGAGGGCGAGGGCGCGATCATCGCGGAGGTGGGTGCCTGA
- a CDS encoding ATP-dependent Clp protease adaptor ClpS, with protein MSQTIELPRTSGPDSGLGGAWRVIVRNDDHNTFDGVASTLARFIPGITLDRGYRIADQIHNTGQAIVWSGHQELAEHYWSQLQDAGLTMAPLEKA; from the coding sequence GTGAGCCAGACGATCGAACTCCCCCGCACGAGCGGGCCCGACAGTGGTCTCGGTGGCGCCTGGCGCGTCATCGTCCGCAACGACGACCACAACACCTTCGACGGCGTCGCGAGCACCCTCGCTCGGTTCATCCCCGGCATCACGCTGGACCGCGGCTACCGGATCGCCGACCAGATCCACAACACCGGCCAGGCGATCGTCTGGTCCGGGCACCAGGAGCTGGCCGAGCACTACTGGTCCCAGCTGCAGGACGCGGGCCTGACGATGGCCCCGCTCGAGAAGGCCTAG
- a CDS encoding MBL fold metallo-hydrolase, which produces MTEIRALDVEHMGARRAVCCYAVGDDVLVDPGPEVAHATMLAARGEDRPAPRRILLTHIHFDHAGAAGRLVQRWPDVEVCVHEQGARHLVDPERLVSSAKRIYGADFDRLWGEVVPVPQENVRVLQGGETIDGFRAAYTPGHAKHHVAYLHEETGTAFTGDVAGVRIEGGPALPPTPPPDIDVELWLASIDLVEAWRPERLALTHFGFRDDVQHQLDELRETLPKLAELARGTDEDGFSAAARALIHAKTDDPVARAAYEEAYRPSMNHAGLARYWAKREEKRDESR; this is translated from the coding sequence ATGACCGAGATCCGAGCACTGGACGTCGAGCACATGGGGGCGCGTCGCGCCGTCTGCTGCTACGCCGTGGGGGACGACGTCCTCGTCGACCCCGGCCCCGAGGTCGCGCACGCCACGATGCTCGCGGCGCGCGGGGAGGACCGTCCCGCGCCGCGCCGCATCCTGCTGACCCACATCCACTTCGACCACGCGGGGGCGGCCGGCCGGCTCGTGCAGCGCTGGCCGGACGTGGAGGTCTGCGTGCACGAGCAGGGCGCCCGCCACCTCGTCGACCCCGAGCGGCTCGTCAGCAGCGCCAAGCGGATCTACGGCGCCGACTTCGACCGGCTCTGGGGCGAGGTCGTCCCGGTCCCGCAGGAGAACGTCCGCGTCCTGCAGGGCGGCGAGACGATCGACGGCTTCCGGGCGGCGTACACGCCCGGGCACGCCAAGCACCACGTCGCGTACCTGCACGAGGAGACCGGCACCGCGTTCACCGGTGACGTCGCCGGGGTGCGCATCGAGGGCGGCCCGGCGCTGCCGCCGACCCCGCCGCCGGACATCGACGTCGAGCTCTGGCTGGCCTCGATCGACCTCGTCGAGGCGTGGCGCCCGGAGCGGCTCGCGCTGACCCACTTCGGCTTCCGCGACGACGTCCAGCACCAGCTCGACGAGCTGCGCGAGACGCTGCCGAAGCTCGCCGAGCTCGCGCGCGGGACCGACGAGGACGGCTTCTCCGCCGCCGCACGGGCGCTGATCCACGCCAAGACCGACGACCCCGTCGCGCGCGCCGCCTACGAGGAGGCGTACCGGCCGTCGATGAACCACGCGGGGCTGGCCCGGTACTGGGCCAAGCGCGAGGAAAAGCGCGACGAATCCCGGTAA
- a CDS encoding class I SAM-dependent methyltransferase, which translates to MSRRVAMSARLRALDVRDRYLSRPPRADRLVPPRRLQFVGHSDFVETGEEFAGHLERLVGLRPSDAVLDVGCGIGRMARPLTRVLDPQAGGRYDGFDVNVDGIGWCRRRYRRHPHFRFRVADLFNARYNPGGTHTAADYRFPYPSGSFDVVLCTSVLTHLLEAEADHYLAEIARCLKPGGRVLATFFLLNDTSRTLIEDGVAHFPFLDAEEEVAILDEAMPEEAVAYADEWVFRTLRRHGLTLIGLHPGSWCGREEHLSFQDVIVAEREAYA; encoded by the coding sequence GTGTCCCGCCGAGTCGCCATGTCCGCGCGCCTGCGGGCGCTCGACGTCCGGGACCGCTACCTGAGCCGCCCGCCGCGGGCCGACCGGCTCGTGCCCCCGCGGCGCCTGCAGTTCGTCGGGCACTCGGACTTCGTCGAGACCGGGGAGGAGTTCGCCGGGCACCTCGAGCGGCTCGTGGGCCTGCGCCCGTCCGACGCGGTGCTCGACGTCGGCTGCGGCATCGGCCGGATGGCCCGGCCGCTCACCCGCGTGCTCGACCCGCAGGCCGGCGGCCGCTACGACGGCTTCGACGTCAACGTCGACGGGATCGGCTGGTGCCGGCGCCGCTACCGCCGCCACCCGCACTTCCGCTTCCGTGTCGCCGACCTCTTCAACGCCCGCTACAACCCGGGCGGGACCCACACCGCGGCGGACTACCGCTTCCCGTACCCCAGCGGGTCGTTCGACGTCGTCCTCTGCACGAGCGTGCTCACGCACCTGCTCGAGGCGGAGGCCGACCACTACCTCGCGGAGATCGCGCGCTGCCTGAAGCCCGGCGGCCGCGTCCTCGCCACCTTCTTCCTGCTGAACGACACCTCCCGCACGCTGATCGAGGACGGGGTCGCGCACTTCCCGTTCCTCGACGCGGAGGAGGAGGTCGCGATCCTCGACGAGGCGATGCCCGAGGAGGCCGTCGCCTACGCCGACGAGTGGGTGTTCCGGACGCTGCGCCGTCACGGGCTCACGCTCATCGGCCTGCACCCGGGATCGTGGTGCGGCCGCGAGGAGCACCTGTCGTTCCAGGACGTGATCGTCGCCGAGAGAGAGGCCTACGCATGA
- a CDS encoding YihY/virulence factor BrkB family protein, whose translation MDNARIDLARRPHPLRALGRAIARFWRKAYDDGVTGLAAMVAYNLLLSIFPLALIALFVAGQVLSSEDLERSVLADLQRLFPSAADSTLRSALNSIEQRTTTTGIVALVASVWIGSSFWGALDTAFGRIYGTDSRPWVRQKLFSVSMLVVVFLFFVASLAIPFAQSTLRKGASGLPLGLDDVHEIVFGITLAAGLVLLFATLCLVYWRVPRGAMPWRRVWPGALGATLAIGVVDYAFPLYLTNVSTIAEVGPSVVFALIALVWFYALAIILLAGAVVNALRRTPEEVRADATRAAASGPAARVESVVHP comes from the coding sequence GTGGACAATGCCCGCATCGACCTCGCTCGGCGCCCCCATCCCCTGCGCGCCCTCGGGCGTGCGATCGCGCGGTTCTGGCGCAAGGCCTACGACGACGGCGTCACGGGTCTCGCGGCGATGGTCGCGTACAACCTGCTGCTGTCGATCTTCCCGCTGGCGCTGATCGCGCTGTTCGTCGCCGGGCAGGTCCTGAGCTCCGAGGACCTCGAGCGGTCGGTGCTCGCCGACCTCCAGCGGCTCTTCCCCAGCGCGGCCGACAGCACGCTGCGCAGCGCGCTGAACAGCATCGAGCAGCGCACGACGACGACCGGGATCGTCGCGCTCGTCGCCTCGGTGTGGATCGGCTCGTCGTTCTGGGGCGCGCTCGACACGGCGTTCGGCCGCATCTACGGGACCGACTCGCGGCCGTGGGTCCGCCAGAAGCTGTTCTCCGTCTCGATGCTCGTCGTCGTGTTCCTGTTCTTCGTCGCGTCGCTGGCGATCCCGTTCGCGCAGTCGACGTTGCGCAAGGGCGCCTCGGGCCTGCCGCTCGGGCTCGACGACGTGCACGAGATCGTCTTCGGGATCACGCTCGCCGCCGGGCTCGTGCTGCTCTTCGCCACCCTCTGCCTCGTGTACTGGCGGGTGCCGCGGGGGGCGATGCCGTGGCGGCGCGTCTGGCCGGGCGCGCTCGGCGCGACGCTGGCGATCGGCGTGGTCGACTACGCGTTCCCGCTGTACCTGACGAACGTGTCGACGATCGCCGAGGTCGGTCCCTCGGTCGTGTTCGCGCTGATCGCGCTGGTGTGGTTCTACGCCCTGGCGATCATCCTGCTGGCCGGGGCGGTGGTGAACGCGCTGCGCCGCACGCCCGAGGAGGTGCGGGCCGACGCCACCCGGGCCGCGGCGTCGGGCCCCGCCGCCCGGGTGGAATCCGTCGTCCATCCCTAG
- a CDS encoding protein meaA — protein MSDHRLPERDRPWMMRTYAGHSTAEKSNELYRSNLAKGQTGLSVAFDLPTQTGYDPDHELARGEVGKVGVPVAHRGHMTTLMSGIPLDKMNTSMTINATAAWLLGLYIVAAEEQGVAQEQLQGTTQNDIIKEFLARGTYAFPPGPSMRLIADMVAYTVTEVPKWNPINICSYHLQEAGATPVQEIAYAMSNAIAVLDAVRERVDESLMPKVFSRISFFVNAGVRFVEEHAKLRAMGILWEELGRERYGVTDEKQLRFRYGVQVNSLGLTESQPENNVQRIVLEALAVTMGRNARARALQLPAWNEALGLPRPWDQQWALRIQQVLAFETDLLEYPDIFEGSVVMDGLVNEMLEGARAEMAVVAEHGGAVKAVDYMKAALVDSHRERIKRIESGDQTVVGINKYTESEKSPLVDEEGGIMVVDLAVEAQQRDAVVAWRAERDQAAVDAALAELTRVAGTDENIMPATIEAARVGATTGEWSAALRDAFGEYRGPTGVGEAAAGSDDPDIEELREEVDRVSEALGRRMKILVGKPGLDGHSNGSEQIAVRARDAGMDVVYEGIRLTPAQIASSALQEGVHVIGLSILSGSHRELIPDVIRALRDAGVDAPVVVGGIIPEADEQPLKDAGVSAVYTPKDFDMRKIMRDIVALVADHNGIGTAA, from the coding sequence ATGAGCGACCATCGGCTGCCGGAGCGGGACCGCCCCTGGATGATGCGGACCTACGCGGGACACTCGACCGCGGAGAAGTCCAACGAGCTGTACCGCTCGAACCTCGCGAAGGGCCAGACCGGCCTGAGCGTGGCGTTCGACCTGCCCACCCAGACCGGCTACGACCCCGACCACGAGCTCGCCCGCGGCGAGGTCGGCAAGGTCGGCGTGCCCGTCGCGCACCGCGGCCACATGACGACGCTGATGTCCGGCATCCCGCTGGACAAGATGAACACGTCGATGACGATCAACGCGACCGCCGCGTGGCTGCTCGGCCTGTACATCGTCGCCGCCGAGGAGCAGGGCGTCGCGCAGGAGCAGCTCCAGGGCACGACGCAGAACGACATCATCAAGGAGTTCCTCGCGCGCGGGACCTACGCGTTCCCGCCCGGCCCGTCGATGCGGCTGATCGCGGACATGGTCGCCTACACGGTGACCGAGGTCCCGAAGTGGAACCCGATCAACATCTGCAGCTACCACCTGCAGGAGGCGGGCGCCACGCCCGTGCAGGAGATCGCCTACGCGATGAGCAACGCGATCGCCGTGCTCGACGCGGTGCGCGAGCGCGTCGACGAGTCGCTCATGCCGAAGGTCTTCAGCCGCATCTCGTTCTTCGTGAACGCGGGCGTGCGGTTCGTCGAGGAGCACGCGAAGCTCCGCGCGATGGGCATCCTCTGGGAGGAGCTCGGGCGCGAGCGCTACGGCGTCACCGACGAGAAGCAGCTGCGCTTCCGCTACGGCGTGCAGGTCAACTCGCTGGGCCTGACCGAGTCGCAGCCGGAGAACAACGTGCAGCGGATCGTGCTCGAGGCGCTCGCGGTCACGATGGGCCGCAACGCGCGCGCCCGCGCGCTCCAGCTCCCGGCGTGGAACGAGGCGCTGGGCCTCCCGCGCCCGTGGGACCAGCAGTGGGCGCTGCGGATCCAGCAGGTCCTCGCGTTCGAGACCGACCTGCTCGAGTACCCGGACATCTTCGAGGGCTCGGTCGTCATGGACGGCCTCGTGAACGAGATGCTCGAGGGCGCGCGCGCCGAGATGGCCGTCGTCGCCGAGCACGGCGGCGCCGTGAAGGCCGTCGACTACATGAAGGCCGCGCTCGTCGACAGCCACCGCGAGCGGATCAAGCGGATCGAGTCCGGCGACCAGACCGTCGTCGGCATCAACAAGTACACCGAGAGCGAGAAGTCGCCGCTCGTGGACGAGGAGGGCGGCATCATGGTCGTCGACCTCGCCGTCGAGGCGCAGCAGCGCGACGCGGTCGTCGCCTGGCGGGCCGAGCGCGACCAGGCCGCGGTCGACGCCGCGCTGGCCGAGCTCACGCGCGTGGCCGGCACCGACGAGAACATCATGCCCGCGACGATCGAGGCCGCCCGCGTCGGCGCGACGACCGGCGAGTGGTCGGCGGCGCTGCGCGACGCGTTCGGCGAGTACCGCGGCCCGACCGGCGTCGGCGAGGCCGCCGCCGGCAGCGACGACCCCGACATCGAGGAGCTGCGCGAGGAGGTCGACCGCGTCAGCGAGGCGCTCGGCCGCCGCATGAAGATCCTCGTCGGCAAGCCCGGTCTGGACGGGCACTCCAACGGCTCCGAGCAGATCGCGGTCCGTGCGCGCGACGCCGGCATGGACGTCGTCTACGAGGGCATCCGGCTGACCCCGGCGCAGATCGCGTCGAGCGCGCTGCAGGAGGGCGTCCACGTGATCGGCCTGTCGATCCTGTCCGGCTCGCACCGCGAGCTGATCCCGGACGTCATCCGGGCGCTGCGCGACGCGGGCGTCGACGCCCCGGTCGTCGTCGGCGGGATCATCCCGGAGGCGGACGAGCAGCCCCTGAAGGACGCGGGCGTCTCGGCGGTCTACACGCCGAAGGACTTCGACATGCGCAAGATCATGCGCGACATCGTCGCGCTGGTCGCCGACCACAACGGCATCGGGACGGCGGCGTAG
- a CDS encoding ArgK/MeaB family GTPase, whose translation MPLDGAELGSRLRHGDLSAAPAVLNLVENRTPAAREEIARLLREVSPAQLGREAPGHVVGITGPPGAGKSTLLSELVREWRSRDRSVAVLAVDPSSRRSGGSLLGDRARITFDPTDPRTFIRSTAAGERLGGLAPATRAAAHALAAAFDVVVIETVGVGQSETEVSEVADTIAVIVQPGSGDALQFLKSGIMEIPDVLVVTKADLGSIALRARRDLSAALRSAGSRDTAVVAVSSIAPVVGIDTLADALDEHRGRLDVPSRRLAARRASALADFTVEHGERGVRALGGRRPAQRFLDDQDPGADVPALVAALESRAETPR comes from the coding sequence GTGCCCCTGGACGGCGCGGAGCTCGGATCGCGGCTGCGGCACGGCGACCTGTCGGCCGCGCCCGCGGTCCTGAACCTGGTCGAGAACCGCACGCCGGCGGCGCGCGAGGAGATCGCGCGCCTGCTGCGCGAGGTGTCGCCAGCGCAGCTCGGCCGGGAGGCGCCCGGGCACGTCGTCGGCATCACCGGCCCGCCCGGCGCGGGCAAGTCGACGCTGCTGAGCGAGCTGGTGCGCGAGTGGCGCTCGCGCGACCGGTCGGTCGCGGTGCTCGCGGTCGACCCGTCGTCGCGGCGCTCGGGCGGCTCGCTGCTCGGGGACCGCGCCCGGATCACGTTCGACCCGACCGACCCGCGGACGTTCATCCGCTCGACCGCCGCCGGGGAGCGCCTCGGCGGCCTCGCCCCCGCGACGCGCGCGGCCGCGCACGCGCTGGCCGCCGCATTCGACGTCGTCGTCATCGAGACGGTCGGGGTCGGGCAGTCGGAGACCGAGGTCTCCGAGGTCGCGGACACGATCGCGGTGATCGTGCAGCCGGGCTCCGGCGACGCCCTGCAGTTCCTCAAGAGCGGGATCATGGAGATCCCCGACGTGCTCGTGGTGACGAAGGCGGACCTCGGGTCGATCGCGCTGCGCGCCCGTCGGGACCTGAGCGCGGCGCTGCGCTCGGCGGGCTCGCGCGACACCGCGGTGGTCGCGGTCTCCTCGATCGCCCCGGTCGTCGGGATCGACACGCTCGCGGACGCCCTCGACGAGCACCGCGGGCGACTGGACGTGCCGTCCCGGCGGCTCGCGGCCCGGCGCGCGAGCGCCCTGGCGGACTTCACGGTCGAGCACGGCGAGCGCGGCGTCCGCGCGCTCGGCGGGCGGCGGCCGGCGCAGCGCTTCCTCGACGACCAGGACCCGGGCGCCGACGTGCCCGCGCTGGTCGCCGCCCTCGAATCCCGTGCGGAGACCCCACGCTGA